One segment of Rosa chinensis cultivar Old Blush chromosome 6, RchiOBHm-V2, whole genome shotgun sequence DNA contains the following:
- the LOC112172517 gene encoding secoisolariciresinol dehydrogenase isoform X1, which produces MFGVGLRKHVTFTRALVSPSCFRMGYSSQSGRLEGKVALITGAASGLGKATASKFISNGAKVVLADIQHQLGQDAAKELGPNASFIACDVTKESDISNAVDFTISKHSQLDIMHSNAGVACKSPPSIVDLDLAVFDRVMNINVRGVLAGIKHASRVMIPRKTGSILCTASVTGLMGGLAQHTYSLSKFAVIGIVKSLAAELRQHGIRVNCISPFAIPTPFVIEEMSQIYPGADEEKLIEIIHRSGALEGANCEPNDIANAALYLASDEAKYVSGHNLVVDGGFTSFKTFSFPAPDQVL; this is translated from the exons ATGTTCGGGGTTGGATTAAG AAAACATGTTACCTTTACAAGAGCTTTGGTTTCTCCAAGCTGCTTCAGGATGGGGTATTCATCCCAGAGCGGAAG ACTTGAAGGAAAGGTGGCACTGATTACAGGAGCAGCAAGTGGTCTAGGAAAGGCAACTGCATCAAAATTCATCAGCAATGGAGCCAAGGTTGTTCTTGCAGATATCCAACACCAGCTTGGCCAAGACGCAGCAAAGGAACTTGGTCCTAATGCCAGCTTCATTGCCTGTGATGTCACAAAAGAATCCGACATTTCCAATGCTGTAGATTTCACCATCTCTAAGCACAGCCAGCTTGATATTATGCACAGCAATGCAGGTGTAGCTTGTAAATCTCCTCCAAGCATTGTGGACCTTGACCTGGCAGTGTTTGATCGTGTCATGAACATCAACGTGCGAGGAGTCCTGGCAGGAATTAAGCACGCTTCACGTGTGATGATCCCCCGCAAAACTGGCTCAATTCTCTGCACAGCCAGCGTCACAGGACTAATGGGAGGACTAGCACAGCACACCTATTCTCTGTCCAAGTTTGCTGTAATAGGCATTGTCAAGTCTCTGGCTGCAGAGCTACGCCAGCATGGGATCCGGGTCAATTGCATATCCCCATTCGCCATTCCAACCCCATTTGTTATCGAAGAAATGAGTCAGATTTATCCAGGAGCTGATGAAGAGAAGTTAATTGAAATTATACATCGCTCTGGGGCCTTAGAAGGAGCAAACTGTGAACCCAATGACATTGCCAATGCTGCACTTTACCTAGCTTCAGATGAGGCTAAATATGTTAGTGGCCATAATTTGGTTGTAGATGGAGGTTTTACATCTTTCAAGACTTTTAGTTTCCCTGCACCAGATCAGGTGCTTTAA
- the LOC112172517 gene encoding secoisolariciresinol dehydrogenase isoform X2 — translation MGYSSQSGRLEGKVALITGAASGLGKATASKFISNGAKVVLADIQHQLGQDAAKELGPNASFIACDVTKESDISNAVDFTISKHSQLDIMHSNAGVACKSPPSIVDLDLAVFDRVMNINVRGVLAGIKHASRVMIPRKTGSILCTASVTGLMGGLAQHTYSLSKFAVIGIVKSLAAELRQHGIRVNCISPFAIPTPFVIEEMSQIYPGADEEKLIEIIHRSGALEGANCEPNDIANAALYLASDEAKYVSGHNLVVDGGFTSFKTFSFPAPDQVL, via the exons ATGGGGTATTCATCCCAGAGCGGAAG ACTTGAAGGAAAGGTGGCACTGATTACAGGAGCAGCAAGTGGTCTAGGAAAGGCAACTGCATCAAAATTCATCAGCAATGGAGCCAAGGTTGTTCTTGCAGATATCCAACACCAGCTTGGCCAAGACGCAGCAAAGGAACTTGGTCCTAATGCCAGCTTCATTGCCTGTGATGTCACAAAAGAATCCGACATTTCCAATGCTGTAGATTTCACCATCTCTAAGCACAGCCAGCTTGATATTATGCACAGCAATGCAGGTGTAGCTTGTAAATCTCCTCCAAGCATTGTGGACCTTGACCTGGCAGTGTTTGATCGTGTCATGAACATCAACGTGCGAGGAGTCCTGGCAGGAATTAAGCACGCTTCACGTGTGATGATCCCCCGCAAAACTGGCTCAATTCTCTGCACAGCCAGCGTCACAGGACTAATGGGAGGACTAGCACAGCACACCTATTCTCTGTCCAAGTTTGCTGTAATAGGCATTGTCAAGTCTCTGGCTGCAGAGCTACGCCAGCATGGGATCCGGGTCAATTGCATATCCCCATTCGCCATTCCAACCCCATTTGTTATCGAAGAAATGAGTCAGATTTATCCAGGAGCTGATGAAGAGAAGTTAATTGAAATTATACATCGCTCTGGGGCCTTAGAAGGAGCAAACTGTGAACCCAATGACATTGCCAATGCTGCACTTTACCTAGCTTCAGATGAGGCTAAATATGTTAGTGGCCATAATTTGGTTGTAGATGGAGGTTTTACATCTTTCAAGACTTTTAGTTTCCCTGCACCAGATCAGGTGCTTTAA
- the LOC112172518 gene encoding uncharacterized protein LOC112172518: protein MKSLYGARIITAIPKFNSASTNKIPAKTNLAVPALNFLVPSQPILTKTVLFKSQTAPRSQSASNPETHEQEMDEEEDPDDQVQDLTVPEHYLVPSKALEESEWLRVTLHKWLDDEYCPEPTNVEISKIAAQSYCKALLEKQTDLGEILLKMAMDLESISYQESFHGAFSSANAAVNLIAQRIEQA, encoded by the exons ATGAAATCCTTGTATGGAGCTCGAATAATTACAGCAATTCCAAAGTTCAATTCTGCCTCTACCAATAAAATTCCAGCAAAAACCAATCTTGCTGTGCCTGCACTCAATTTCTTGGTTCCATCGCAGCCAATTCTCACAAAGACTGTCCTTTTCAAGTCACAAACAGCTCCAAGATCTCAGTCTGCCTCAAATCCAGAAACCCATGAGCAAGaaatggatgaagaagaagacccaGATGACCAAGTTCAAGACTTGACGGTCCCAGAACATTACTTGGTCCCTTCCAAGGCCTTGGAG GAATCAGAGTGGTTGAGGGTGACTTTGCATAAGTGGTTGGATGATGAGTACTGCCCAGAACCAACCAATGTGGAAATCAGCAAGATTGCTGCTCAATCATACTGTAAGGCTTTGCTAGAGAAACAGACTGATCTGGGTGAGATTTTGTTGAAGATGGCAATGGACTTGGAATCCATTTCTTATCAGGAAAGTTTTCATGGGGCATTCTCATCAGCCAATGCAGCTGTGAATTTGATTGCCCAGAGGATAGAGCAGGCCTAG